In a genomic window of Mycolicibacillus parakoreensis:
- a CDS encoding alkane 1-monooxygenase: MVTRQPTAAAVWRDKKRHLWLLGLVVPTMLFTVLPLVWGLNQLGWHTAAQIPLWIGPMLIYALLPALDLLVGADGQNPPDEVMEQLENDRYYRYATYAYIPFQYASAIFGAYLFTAADLSWLGYPDGLGWLGKIGVAMTTATVAGVGINTAHELGHKRDTLERWLSKITLAQVCYGHFYVEHNRGHHVRVATPEDPASARFGESFWEFLPRSTFGGIRSAWQLEAARIRRTGKNPWNPTTWPGNDTANALAMSVVFWAAMIAVFGLGLLPYLVINAVYGSSLLESVNYLEHYGLVRRKLDNGRYERCTPQHSWNSDHMVTNLFLYHLQRHSDHHANPTRRYQTLRSFDDSPNLPAGYGALIGLTYLTPLWRRLMDHRVLAHYDGDISRANIAPRRREKILARYPVAAP; the protein is encoded by the coding sequence GACAAGAAGCGGCACCTGTGGCTGCTCGGGCTGGTCGTGCCCACGATGTTGTTCACCGTCCTGCCGCTGGTGTGGGGGCTCAACCAGCTCGGCTGGCACACCGCCGCACAGATCCCGCTGTGGATCGGCCCGATGCTGATCTACGCCCTGCTGCCGGCCCTGGACCTGCTGGTCGGCGCCGACGGGCAGAACCCGCCCGACGAGGTGATGGAGCAGCTGGAAAACGACCGCTACTACCGCTACGCCACCTACGCCTACATCCCGTTCCAGTACGCCAGCGCGATCTTCGGCGCCTACCTGTTCACCGCCGCGGATCTGTCTTGGCTGGGCTACCCCGACGGGCTGGGCTGGCTCGGCAAGATCGGCGTGGCGATGACCACCGCCACCGTCGCCGGGGTGGGCATCAACACCGCCCACGAACTCGGCCACAAGCGCGACACGCTGGAGCGCTGGCTGTCGAAGATCACGTTGGCGCAGGTCTGCTACGGCCACTTCTACGTCGAACACAACCGCGGTCACCACGTGCGGGTGGCCACCCCGGAGGACCCCGCCTCGGCACGGTTCGGTGAATCGTTCTGGGAGTTCCTGCCGCGCAGCACCTTCGGCGGTATCCGGTCGGCGTGGCAGCTGGAAGCCGCGCGCATCCGGCGCACCGGCAAGAACCCGTGGAACCCGACGACCTGGCCGGGCAACGATACGGCGAACGCGCTGGCGATGTCGGTGGTGTTCTGGGCCGCGATGATCGCGGTCTTCGGCCTCGGGCTCCTGCCGTATCTGGTGATCAACGCCGTCTACGGGTCGTCGCTGCTGGAGTCGGTGAACTACCTCGAGCACTACGGGCTGGTGCGCCGGAAACTGGACAACGGCCGCTACGAGCGCTGCACCCCGCAGCACAGCTGGAACTCCGACCACATGGTCACCAACCTGTTCCTCTACCACCTGCAGCGCCACTCCGATCACCACGCCAACCCGACCCGGCGCTACCAGACGCTGCGCAGCTTCGACGATTCGCCGAACCTGCCGGCCGGTTACGGCGCGCTGATAGGGCTGACCTACCTCACCCCGCTGTGGCGCCGGCTGATGGACCACCGGGTGCTGGCCCACTACGACGGCGACATCAGCCGGGCCAACATCGCCCCGCGCCGGCGCGAGAAGATCCTGGCCCGCTACCCGGTGGCGGCGCCGTGA
- a CDS encoding rubredoxin, with the protein MTAAYRCPGCGHVYDEATGAPREGFPAGTAWEQIPEDWACPDCAVREKVDFEPATGH; encoded by the coding sequence GTGACCGCCGCCTACCGGTGCCCCGGCTGCGGCCACGTCTACGACGAGGCCACCGGCGCACCGCGGGAAGGATTCCCGGCCGGCACCGCCTGGGAGCAGATCCCCGAGGACTGGGCCTGCCCCGACTGCGCGGTCCGCGAGAAGGTCGACTTCGAACCGGCCACCGGCCACTAG
- a CDS encoding rubredoxin — protein MNDYKLFRCLQCGFEYDEAQGWPEDGIEPGTRWADIPEDWSCPDCGAAKADFEMVEVARP, from the coding sequence ATGAACGACTACAAACTGTTCCGCTGCCTGCAGTGCGGCTTCGAGTACGACGAGGCGCAGGGCTGGCCCGAGGACGGCATCGAGCCGGGTACCCGCTGGGCCGACATCCCCGAGGACTGGAGCTGCCCGGACTGTGGGGCGGCCAAGGCCGACTTCGAGATGGTCGAAGTCGCCCGCCCGTGA
- a CDS encoding heme-binding protein has protein sequence MTSTRRTHLPHLAVGVAAIGLAGGIAAAAPAAAAPPCTAGALSSTASGVLNQVAGFFDDHPEANDVVTEAAKQSPADARDSVRGYFTGHPGELLELQGIARPLTDMRNECGVELTPGHLATLIETITE, from the coding sequence ATGACGAGCACCCGCCGGACCCACTTGCCCCACCTCGCGGTCGGTGTGGCCGCGATCGGGCTGGCGGGTGGAATCGCCGCCGCCGCACCCGCCGCCGCGGCACCGCCGTGCACCGCCGGGGCGTTGTCGAGCACCGCCAGCGGCGTGCTCAACCAGGTCGCCGGGTTCTTCGACGACCACCCCGAGGCCAACGACGTGGTCACCGAGGCCGCCAAGCAGTCCCCCGCCGACGCCCGCGACTCGGTGCGCGGCTACTTCACCGGCCACCCCGGTGAGCTGCTGGAGCTGCAGGGCATCGCCCGCCCGCTGACCGACATGCGCAACGAGTGCGGGGTGGAACTGACCCCCGGGCATTTGGCCACCCTGATCGAGACGATCACCGAATAA
- a CDS encoding aminotransferase class I/II-fold pyridoxal phosphate-dependent enzyme, whose product MDVWRAAAQRQHSHGDVVNLSAGQPSAGAPQPVRAAAAAALERNELGYTVALGIPELRGAIAESYRRYDLTVEPDDVVITTGSSGGFLLAFLACFDPGDRVAIASPGYPCYRNILTALGCEVVEVACGPATRYQPTVAMLAAAAETAPLAGVIVASPANPTGTVIDPAELAAIAAWCDRHRVRLISDEVYHGLVYPGAPETSCAWQSSRNAVVANSFSKYFAMTGWRLGWLLVPPALRRAVDRLAGNLTICPPAPAQYAAVAAFTPAAIDEAESHLRHYGTNRALLLDGLRALGVTRLAPTDGAFYVYADVADHTDDSLRFCAELLADTGVALAPGVDFDPGGGNTWVRLSFAGPTADITEGLRRLGDRLR is encoded by the coding sequence ATGGACGTGTGGCGCGCCGCCGCGCAGCGCCAACACAGCCACGGCGACGTGGTGAACCTGTCGGCCGGCCAGCCCAGCGCGGGGGCACCGCAGCCGGTGCGCGCGGCCGCGGCGGCCGCCCTGGAGCGCAACGAGCTCGGATACACCGTCGCACTGGGGATCCCGGAGCTGCGCGGCGCCATCGCCGAGTCCTACCGCCGCTACGACCTGACGGTCGAGCCCGACGACGTGGTGATCACCACCGGCTCCTCCGGGGGGTTTCTGCTGGCGTTTCTGGCCTGCTTCGACCCCGGGGACCGGGTGGCGATCGCCAGCCCCGGCTATCCGTGCTACCGCAACATCTTGACCGCGCTCGGCTGCGAGGTCGTCGAGGTGGCGTGCGGGCCGGCGACCCGCTACCAGCCGACGGTGGCGATGCTCGCCGCGGCCGCCGAGACCGCCCCGCTGGCGGGGGTGATCGTGGCCAGCCCGGCCAACCCCACCGGCACCGTGATCGATCCGGCGGAACTGGCCGCGATCGCCGCCTGGTGTGACCGCCACCGGGTACGGCTGATCAGCGACGAGGTCTACCACGGCCTGGTCTACCCGGGCGCACCGGAGACCAGCTGCGCGTGGCAGAGCTCCCGCAATGCGGTGGTGGCCAACAGTTTCTCCAAATACTTCGCGATGACCGGGTGGCGTCTGGGCTGGCTGCTGGTACCGCCGGCGCTGCGCCGCGCGGTGGACCGGCTGGCCGGCAACCTCACCATCTGCCCGCCGGCGCCGGCCCAGTACGCGGCGGTGGCGGCGTTCACCCCGGCCGCGATCGACGAGGCCGAGAGCCATCTGCGCCACTACGGCACCAACCGCGCGCTGCTTCTCGACGGGCTGCGCGCGCTGGGCGTGACCCGGCTGGCCCCCACCGACGGGGCGTTCTACGTCTACGCCGACGTGGCCGACCACACCGACGACTCGTTGCGGTTCTGCGCGGAGCTGTTGGCCGACACCGGGGTTGCGCTGGCTCCCGGGGTGGATTTCGACCCCGGCGGCGGGAACACCTGGGTGCGGCTGTCGTTCGCGGGGCCGACCGCCGACATCACCGAGGGGCTGCGTCGCCTCGGTGACCGGCTGCGGTGA
- a CDS encoding alpha/beta hydrolase family protein, which translates to MALRRLTPGRGPAPAVVVTAVLALLAAVVLPASTPSAHAETAPNWSGLDARHYAGPIPPAGTLITAVDLDPALSVRGAARALRILYATPDQHDRPAVSTAAVFVPHAAAPPGGWPVIAWAHGTVGLGDDCTPSAHPRSPRDDDYLSHWLDQGYAVVGTDYVGLGTPGLMSYLNSATEAHSVIDSVKAVHQLDLPLSAKWAIVGQSQGGGAAVNSAWWADRLTAGDDLDYRGVVATGTPANIERVILQAGPDLDTGPLPPAAISYASYIFAALREARPDLGVDDVLSARGLELVDAAETVCKPALDRLAGTTALPELFAAPVATLPGVEAALDAFMGTPVDGYDRPIFLGAGLRDTDVPARSSQLLDEQLRAHGQPVELHIYPDEDHSGTVLASIPDSTAFLHRVMAG; encoded by the coding sequence ATGGCTCTCCGTCGGCTCACCCCGGGGCGCGGCCCGGCGCCGGCCGTGGTGGTCACCGCGGTGCTGGCGCTGCTGGCGGCGGTGGTCCTGCCCGCCTCGACACCGTCGGCGCACGCCGAGACGGCCCCGAACTGGTCGGGGCTCGACGCGCGCCACTACGCCGGGCCGATCCCGCCGGCCGGCACGCTGATCACCGCCGTCGACCTGGACCCCGCGCTGTCGGTGCGCGGCGCCGCCCGCGCGCTGCGGATCCTCTACGCCACCCCCGATCAGCACGATCGGCCGGCGGTGAGCACCGCGGCGGTGTTCGTCCCGCACGCCGCCGCGCCGCCGGGCGGATGGCCGGTGATCGCGTGGGCGCACGGCACCGTCGGGCTCGGCGACGACTGCACCCCGTCGGCGCATCCGCGCAGCCCCCGCGACGACGACTACCTGTCGCACTGGCTGGACCAGGGGTATGCGGTGGTCGGCACCGACTACGTCGGGCTGGGCACGCCGGGGTTGATGAGCTATCTCAACAGCGCCACCGAGGCGCATTCGGTGATCGACTCGGTCAAGGCGGTCCACCAGCTGGATCTGCCGCTGTCGGCGAAGTGGGCGATCGTCGGGCAGTCCCAGGGCGGCGGCGCCGCGGTCAACAGCGCCTGGTGGGCCGATCGGTTGACGGCCGGCGACGACCTGGACTACCGCGGCGTGGTCGCCACCGGCACCCCGGCCAACATCGAACGGGTCATCCTGCAGGCCGGGCCCGACCTGGACACCGGCCCGCTGCCGCCGGCGGCGATCAGCTACGCCTCCTACATCTTCGCCGCGCTGCGCGAGGCGCGTCCGGACCTCGGCGTCGACGACGTGCTGAGCGCGCGCGGGCTCGAACTGGTCGACGCGGCCGAGACCGTCTGCAAACCCGCCCTCGACCGGCTGGCCGGCACCACCGCCCTGCCCGAGCTGTTCGCCGCCCCGGTCGCCACGCTGCCGGGCGTCGAGGCCGCCCTCGACGCCTTCATGGGCACCCCGGTCGACGGGTATGACCGGCCGATCTTCCTCGGGGCGGGGCTGCGTGACACCGACGTGCCGGCCCGGTCCTCGCAGCTGCTCGACGAACAGCTGCGCGCCCACGGCCAGCCGGTGGAACTGCACATCTACCCCGACGAGGACCACTCCGGCACGGTGCTGGCCTCGATCCCGGACTCCACCGCGTTTCTGCACCGGGTGATGGCCGGGTGA
- the ipdE2 gene encoding acyl-CoA dehydrogenase IpdE2: MSSERALLASTVAALIDKHAGPEAVRTAMESERGYDTALWTLLCEQVGAAALVVPEPLGGAGGQLADAAVVLEELGKALVPTPLLGTTLAELALLAADDPDAAALERLAAGEAIGTVALDPDYALNGDLVGPDDVVIGVEADRLTRWATFQATPLATMDPTRRLGRITPAETTDVAPDPGIGDYAAVLLAAEQIGAAARCLALTVDYTKSRVQFGRPIGSFQALKHRMADLHVAVASARAVVAEALDAVNPTSAALARVTAGEAFNAVAAEAIQLHGGIAITWESDIQLYFKRAHGSSQLLGSPDEYLRRLEAEVLTGSVR, encoded by the coding sequence ATGAGTTCCGAACGCGCGCTGCTGGCCTCGACGGTGGCCGCGCTGATCGACAAGCACGCCGGGCCCGAGGCGGTGCGCACCGCGATGGAGTCCGAGCGCGGCTACGACACGGCGCTCTGGACGCTGCTGTGCGAACAGGTCGGGGCCGCCGCGCTGGTGGTGCCCGAGCCGCTCGGCGGTGCCGGCGGGCAGCTCGCCGACGCCGCGGTGGTGCTCGAAGAGCTGGGCAAGGCGCTGGTGCCCACCCCGCTGCTGGGCACCACGCTGGCCGAGCTGGCGCTGCTGGCCGCCGACGACCCCGACGCGGCGGCTCTGGAGCGCCTCGCCGCCGGGGAGGCGATCGGCACGGTGGCCCTCGACCCCGACTACGCGCTCAACGGCGACCTGGTCGGGCCCGACGACGTGGTGATCGGCGTCGAGGCCGACCGGCTCACCCGGTGGGCGACGTTTCAGGCCACACCGCTGGCCACCATGGACCCCACCCGACGGCTGGGGCGCATCACGCCCGCGGAGACCACCGATGTGGCCCCCGATCCCGGGATCGGCGACTACGCGGCGGTGCTGCTGGCCGCCGAGCAGATCGGGGCGGCGGCGCGCTGCCTGGCACTCACCGTCGACTACACCAAGAGCCGGGTGCAGTTCGGCCGTCCGATCGGCAGCTTCCAGGCGCTCAAACACCGCATGGCCGACCTGCACGTGGCGGTCGCCTCGGCACGCGCGGTGGTCGCCGAGGCCCTCGACGCGGTGAACCCGACCTCGGCGGCGCTGGCCCGCGTCACCGCCGGCGAGGCCTTCAACGCCGTTGCCGCCGAGGCGATCCAGCTGCACGGCGGGATCGCGATCACGTGGGAGAGCGACATCCAGCTGTATTTCAAACGGGCACACGGCAGCTCGCAGCTACTCGGTTCACCCGACGAGTATCTGCGCCGTTTGGAAGCCGAGGTGCTCACCGGCTCAGTACGGTGA